The genomic stretch CTAACAAGATGATTGTAAGAAGAAGAGATGGTAAAACTGTTAAATAAATAAGGAGGTTAAACCTATGGCTCGTTCATTAAAAAAAGGACCCTTCGCTGATGAGCATTTACTGAAAAAAGTTGATGCAGTGATTAAAACAGGCGATAAATCTGTAATTAAGACATGGTCACGTCGTTCTACGATTTTCCCTCAGATGCTTGGACTCACCATTGCTGTACATGATGGTAGAAGACATGTGCCTGTATATGTTACAGAAGATATGGTTGGCCACAAGTTAGGTGAATTTGTTGCAACCAGAACTTATAGAGGACACGGAAAAGACGAAAAGAAATCAAAGAGATAAAGTAACTTTGAATTGAAAGGAGGTTTCATCCATGGCGAAAGGACATAGATCCCAGATAAAGAGAGAAAGAAATGAGAAGAAGGATACAAGACCGAGAGCAAAGGTTTCTTATGCAAGAGTATCTGTTCAGAAAGCTTGTTTCGTTTTAGACGCCATTCGCGGTAAAGATGTTGAATCAGCTCTTGGTATTTTAGCTTATAATCCCAGATATGCTTCAACTGTAATAGATAAAGTTTTAAAATCAGCAATTGCTAACGCAGAGAATAATAACAATATGGATGTGAGCAAGTTATATATACAGGAGTGCTACGCTAACCAGGCTCCTACAATGAAAAGAATCAGACCTAGGGCACAGGGAAGAGCTTACAGAATCTTAAAGAGATTAAGCCACATCACTGTTGTGCTAAATGAAAGATAAGGAGGGCAATAATGGGACAGAAAGTTAATCCTCATGGTTTAAGAGTCGGAGTTATTCATGACTGGGATTCAAGATGGTATGCAGAAGCTGACTTTGCAGATAACTTAGTAGAAGACTACAATATCAGAACATACCTGAAAAAGAAATTATACAGTGCGGGTATTTCAAAAATTGAAATCGAGCGTGCTTCTGACCGTTTAAAGGTTATTATCTTTACAGCTAAACCCGGTGTGGTTATCGGTAAAGGCGGACAGGAAATCGAGAAATTAAAGATTGAAATCCAGAAGTTCACAACGAAGAAATTGATGGTTGATATCAAAGAAATCAAAAAACCGGATGTAAATGCTCAGTTAGTAGCTGAAAACATTGCTGCTCAGCTTGAGAACCGTATATCTTTCAGAAGAGCAATGAAAACAACTATGGCAAGAACCATGAGAGCAGGCGCTAAGGGTATTAAAGCCGCTGTTGCTGGTCGTCTTGGCGGTGCTGATATGGCTCGTACAGAATTCTACAGTGAAGGAACTATTCCGTTACAGACATTACGTGCGGATATTGATTATGGATTTGCAGAAGCAGACACCACTTTTGGTAAATTAGGCGTTAAAGTATGGATTTATCAAGGTGAAGTACTTCCCACAAAGGCAAAAAAGGAAGGGAGCGATAAATAATGTTAATGCCAAAAAGAGTAAAACGCCGTAAACAGTTCCGTGGCTCCATGGCAGGAAAGGCAACTAGAGGTAATACTATCTCTAACGGCGAATTTGGTCTGGTATCATTAGAACCAGCTTGGATAAAATCAAACCAAATCGAAGCAGCCCGTATCGCGATGACACGTTACATCAAGCGTGGCGGTAAAGTTTGGATTAAAATATTCCCCGATAAGCCAGTAACAACTAAACCTGCTGAAACTCGAATGGGTTCCGGTAAAGGATCTTTAGAGTACTGGGTAGCTGTTGTTAAACCGGGCCGCGTAATGTTCGAAATCGCAGGCGTTCCGGAAGAAACCGCAAGAGAAGCTTTAAGACTTGCAATGCACAAACTTCCCGTTAAGTGCAAAATAGTTTCTCGCGCAGATTTAGAAGGAGGTGCGGGCAGTGAAAACTAGTAAATTTTTAGAAGATTTAAACGTAAAAACAGCAAGTGAGCTGAACGACGAATTAGTAGCTGCTAAAAAGGAACTTTTCAACTTAAGGTTCCAGAACGCAACAAACCAGCTGGATAATACAAGCCGTATCAAAGATGTAAGAAAGAATATTGCTAGAATCCAGACAGTTATTTCTGAAAAAGCAAAAGCATCCAACTAATTATAAATATGATATCAATGCTCCCAGAGGTTATGTGAAAATAAATGCGATTTTCACCAAATGTGAAAATAGAAAGCGATTTTCGCGGAGTGTGAAAATGAAAAAATGATTTTCGCTGAGTGTGAAAATTAAGAACCAATTTTCACTTTTATCTAGGTAGTATCGCGAATGAACTCGCGATATGTACGGGTGTTATTGGGAAAGGAGAATTGTTGTGGAAAGAAATCTGAGAAAAGTTCGTACCGGTAAGGTAGTAAGTGATAAAATGGACAAAACAATCACCGTAGCTGTAATTGATCATGTTAAACATCCTTTATACAACAAGATCGTTAAGAGAACTTATAAGTTAAAGGCTCATGATGAGAACAATGAGTGCGGTATTGGTGATAGAGTAAAAGTTATGGAAACAAGACCTTTATCCAAGGATAAGAGATGGAGACTTGTTGAAGTTATTGAAAAAGCGAAATAATGTTATTCTGAAAGGAGTAAGGTCATGATACAGCAGGAATCAAGACTTAGAGTTGCTGATAATACCGGTGCAAAAGAATTACTCTGCATCAGGGTACTTGGTGGATCCACCAGGAGATATGCTAATATCGGTGATGTTATTGTTGCCAGCGTTAAAGATGCAACACCAGGCGGTGTTGTAAAAAAAGGTGACGTTGTAAAAGCTGTTGTTGTTCGTACTGTAAAAGGTGCTCGTCGTAAAGATGGTTCCTATATCAAGTTTGATGAGAACGCAGCTGTTATTATAAAAGAAGATAAAAATCCCAAAGGAACACGTATCTTCGGACCTGTTGCCAGGGAATTAAGAGAAAAACAGTTCATGAAGATTGTTTCATTAGCACCAGAAGTACTATAAGGAGGTGGAAAACCTGTGTCAATGTTAAAAATCAAAAAGGGAGATAACGTGAAAGTTATCACCGGTAAAGATAAAGGCAAAGAAGGTAAAGTAGTTGCTGTTGTAGACGGAAAAGTTCTGGTTGAAGGCGTAAACATGATCACAAAGCATGCAAAAGCTAATCAGGCTAATCCCAAGGGCGGAATCGTACATCAGGAGGCTCCTATCGATGCTTCTAACGTTATGTACGTTCACAAGGGAAAGACTACAAGAATCGGTTTTACTACAGTTGAAGGTAAAAAAGGTTCCAAAAAAGTACGTATCGCTAAAGTAAATGGCGACGTTATTGACTAATTCTAAGAGAGGAGGTCCCATAAGTTGACTAGATTAAAAGAACAATATTTGAACGAAATCGTAGCTGGAATGGAAAAGAAATTCGGTTACAAGAACACACTGGAAGTACCCAAATTAAACAAAATCGTTATTAATATGGGTGTCGGCGAAGCAAAGGAAAACTCCAAGCTTTTAGATGCTGCCATTAAAGATATGGAAACAATCGCTGGACAGAAAGCTGTTGTAACCAAAGCTAAGAAATCCGTAGCTAACTTTAAACTAAGAGAAGGCATGCCTATCGGTTGCAAAGTTACCTTAAGAGGAGATAAGATGTATGAGTTCGCTGATCGTCTTATTAACCTTGCACTCCCTCGCGTTCGTGACTTTAGAGGTGTAAGCGCAAACTCATTTGACGGAAGAGGAAACTATGCTCTCGGTATTAAAGAACAGGTTATTTTCCCTGAAATCGAATATGATAAAATTGACAAAGTCAGAGGTATGGATATAATTTTTGTTACTACTGCCAAGACCGATGAAGAAGCTCGTGAATTATTGACATTATTCGGTATGCCATTCAAAAAATAGTTAGGAGGGAATTTCATGGCTAAAACGTCTATGAAAATAAAACAGCAACGTACCCAGAAGTTTTCCACCAGAGAGTACAACCGCTGTAGAATCTGTGGCCGTCCACATGGTTATTTAAGAAAATACGGAGTTTGCAGAATCTGCTTCCGTGAATTAGCATATAAAGGACAAATACCAGGCGTTAAGAAAGCAAGCTGGTAATTAAAAGGAAGGAGGCAAACAACATGACAATGAGCGATCCTATTGCAGATATGCTTACAAGAATTCGTAATGCCAACACTGCAAAACATGATACTGTAGATATCCCTGCTTCAAAAATGAAGGTAGCGATAGCTGATATCCTTTTAAAAGAAGGTTATATCAGAAAGTATGATATTGAAGAAGTAGATGGTTTCAAAAACATCCATGTTACATTAAAGTATGGTAAAGATAAAAATGTTAAGATCATTACTGGTCTTAAGAGAATTTCCAAACCCGGACTTCGCGTTTATGCCAATACCGAGGAACTTCCTAAGGTACTTGGAGGACTTGGTGTAGCAATTATCTCCACCAATAAAGGTGTTGTAACCGATAAGGAAGCAAGAAAATTAAACGTAGGCGGCGAAGTACTGGCTTTCATTTGGTAATCAGCTGAAAACTACCCCCTTTTACCCGTTTTGCTAACAAAGCGGGAAAAAATTATGTATACAAAACATACTTCCGGCTGTATTATCCTGATAAACAGGAAGACAGCTAAGAAGTAATAAAATTATAGGAGGTGCGGGCATGTCACGTATAGGAAGAATGCCTATCGCTGTACCAGCTGGTGTAACCGTTGATATAGCAGAAAATAATAAAGTGACTGTAAAAGGTCCTAAGGGAACATTAGAAAGAGTGTTACCCTCTGAAATGGATATTAAACTTGAAGGTTCTGAGATTATTGTAACAAGACCTAATGACTTAAAGAAAATGAAATCTTTACATGGTCTTACAAGAACACTGGTTAACAATATGGTAACTGGTGTAACTGCCGGATATGAGAAAGTACTTGAAGTAAACGGTGTTGGTTACAGAGCTGCTAAATCCGGAAAGGAATTAACTTTAACACTTGGATATTCACATCCCGTAGTTATGGTTGATCCTGAAGGTATTGAGTCAGTATTAGAAGGACAGAACAAGATTACAGTTAAAGGTATAGATAAAGAAAAAGTCGGACAATACGCTGCTGAGATCAGAGATAAGAGAAGACCTGAGCCTTACAAAGGTAAAGGTATTAAATATGCTGATGAAGTTATCAGACGTAAAGTTGGTAAGACTGGTAAGAAATAATTGGAGGTGAAATAAAAATGGTTAGTAAAGAAGCAAGATCCAAAGTTCGTGTAAATAAACATAGAAAATTACGTAATCGTTTTTCCGGAACTCCTGAAAGACCGCGTCTTGCTGTGTTTAGAAGTAATACCCATATGTACGCTCAGATCATTGACGATACCGTAGGTACTACTTTAGTATCAGCTTCCACCCTGCAAAAGGATGTCAAGGCTGAGCTTGAAAAGACAAATGACGTAGCTGCAGCAGCATATTTAGGAACTGTTATTGCAAAGAAAGCAGTTGAAAAAGGCATCAAATCTGTTGTCTTTGATAGAGGCGGTTTCATATATCAGGGTAAAGTTAAAGCATTGGCAGAAGCAGCAAGAGAAGCTGGTCTGGAATTCTAAGCGAGGAGGGAAACACATGAAACGTACAATCGTTGATGTTGATCAACTGGAGTTAGTAGAAAAAGTAGTATCCATTAAACGTGTTACGAAAGTAGTAAAAGGTGGACGTAACTTCCGCTTTACAGCTTTAGTAGTAGTTGGTGATAAAAACGGCCATGTTGGAGCAGGTCTTGGAAAAGCAACAGAAATACCTGAAGCTATCCGTAAAGGAATTGAAGATGCCAAGAAGAAATTAATCTCATTCCCTATTGATGAAAACGGAAGTGTTCCTCATGACTATACAGGAAAATTCGGAGGCGCTACAGTACTTTTAAAGCGTTCACCAGAAGGTACCGGAATTATTGCTGGTGGTCCTGCACGTAACGTTCTTGAGCTTGCTGGTTTTAAGAATATTCGTACAAAATCACTTGGTTCCAATAACAAGCAGAACGTAGTTTTGGCAACAATCGAAGGATTAAGTCACTTAAGAACTCCTGAGGAAGTGGCTAAACTCCGTGGTATCACTGTAGAAGAGTTGTTAGGCTAGGAGGTGCCCAAGATGGCAGAGAAATTAAAAGTAACTTTAGTAAAGTCTACAATCAGTTCTATCCCTAAGCATAAGAAGACAGTGGAAGCATTAGGTCTTAGAAAGCTCCACAAAACGGTAGAATTACCCAACAATGAATGTGTTAGAGGTATGGTTGATCAGGTAAGACATTTAGTAAAGGTAGAAGAGATATAATTCCCAAGAAAGTAAGGAGGTGTACTAGATGAATTTATCAGAATTAAGACCGGCAGAAGGCTCCAAGCAAAGCGGAAATTTCAGAAAAGGCCGTGGACATGGTTCAGGTAATGGTAAAACTGCAGGTAAAGGACATAAAGGACAGAAGGCACGTTCCGGCGCACCCAGAGTAGGTTTCGAAGGTGGTCAGACTCCTTTTATCAGAACCTTACCTAAGAGAGGTTTTACAAACAGAAATACAAAAGAAATCGTAGCAATCAACGTAGACAGACTGAATGTTTTTGAAGATGGTTCTGTAGTTACTATCGCGAATTTAATCGAGACTGGTATCGTTAAGAACCCCAGAGATGGTGTTAAGATCCTAGGAAATGGAGAACTTACTAAGAAGCTTGACGTAAAAGTATCTGCATTCAGCGAATCTGCTGCAGAGAAAATTAAAGCTCTTGGTGGAAATGCTGAGGTGATTTAGGAGATGTTTAAAACAATCCGAAATGCTTTTAAGATTAAAGATATAAGAAATAAGTTAGTGTTTACTTTTATTGCATTAATTATCGTAAGACTTGGCTCTCAGCTCCCTGTACCAGAAATAAACAGGGAGTATTTCGCCCAATGGGTTTCGGGCCAGACTTCTTTAGGTTTCTTTGATACTTTAACTGGTGGTTCTTTTACTCAGATGTCAATATTTGCTCTGAATATTACACCTTATATTACATCCTCAATCATAATGCAGCTCCTTACCATTGCAATTCCTAAGTTAGAGGAAATGCAAAAAGACGGAGAAGACGGAAGAAAGAAGATTGCTGAATTTACACGTTACCTGACAGTTGTCTTAGCACTGGTTGAATCTGTTGCTATGGCTGTTGGTTTTGGTAATTCAGGTTTGTTAATCGGTGGATTAACTTTTGCTAATGTAGTAATCGTTGTTGCAGCTTTAACTGCAGGATCTACTTTTCTTATGTGGTTAGGTGAGAGAATCACAGAAAAAGGCGTTGGAAATGGTATCTCAATAATCCTTTTAGTCAATATCGTAGCCAAATTACCTAGTGACTTTACTAATCTTTTCAGAACATTCGTAACAGGTGCTTCCAGCGTTATCAATGGTATCCTTGGAACTGTTATCATTGTTCTGGTTACAGTATTTGTAATTGTATTTGTAGTTTTACTGCAGAGCGGACAGAGAAAAATCCCTGTTCAGTATGCAAAAAAAGTACAAGGCAGAAAAATGATAGGTGGACAATCCTCTCATATTCCTTTAAAAGTTAATACTGCAGGTGTTATTCCAGTAATTTTCGCTGGATCTATTATGCAGTTCCCTATTGTTGTATCATCTTTCTTTGATGTACATCCGGCAAGAGCATATTTCTGGCCTAAAGTATTATACTTATTAAATCAGAATAACTGGTGTAACTTTAAGAGCTTTGGTGAGTTCAAATACACTCTTGGCTTACTTATTTACATTGTTTTAATTATCTTCTTCGCTTACTTCTATACTTCAATTACATTTAATCCACTTGAAGTATCCAACAATATGAAGAAGCAGGGTGGATTTATCCCGGGTATCCGTCCCGGTAAGCCCACAGCGGAATACCTTACAAAAGTAGTAAATAACGTTATTTTAATCGGTGCAATTGGTTTAACTATCGTGTCTGTAGTTCCTATTTTCTTCTCAGGAAGCTTCAACGCACAGGTAACCTTTGGTGGAACATCTATCATTATTATCGTTGGTGTTGTTCTTGAGACCATGAAGCAGATTGAATCCCAGATGTTAGTACGTCATTACAAGGGATTCTTAAATGATTAATAAAATACAGATAAACTGCAGGCGGGGCACAGCCCCGCCATTTGCAGATTGCTTTTCGAAGGGAGTTTACAAAAATGAAGATCATTATGTTAGGCGCACCTGGCGCAGGTAAAGGAACACAGGCTAAGAGACTTGCTGAAAAATTTACTATTCCTCATATATCAACAGGCGATATTTTCAGAGCAAATATCAAAAATGGTACTGAGCTTGGAAAGAAAGCCAAAGGCTACATGGATCAGGGGCTTTTAGTACCTGACGAGCTTGTAGTTGATCTTGTAGTTGACCGAATCAAACAGGCAGACTGCGAGAAGGGATACATTCTTGATGGTTTTCCCAGAACTATTCCACAGGCAGAAGCACTGGATAATGCTTTAAAAGCAATCGATGAGAAGGTTGATTTTGCTGTCAATGTAGAAGTACCTGACAGTGATATCGTAAGCAGAATGTCCGGCAGAAGAGCTTGCTTAAACTGTGGCGCTACTTATCATGTTGTTACCATTCCTACCAAAGTAGAGGGTATCTGTGATACTTGCGGCAGCGAGATCGTATTAAGAGAGGATGATAAGCCTGAGACTGTATTAAAACGTCTTGAGATATATCATAATCAGACACAGCCTTTAATTGATTATTACACCAAGCAGGGAATATTAAAAGAAGTTGACGGAAGAAAGAATATGACCGATACTTTCGAAGATATCTTAAAAGTCCTTGGAAAGTAATATATAAATGAATTAAGTCTTTTACCTCTTAGCAATACAAAAATGCCATATTAAGGCTTTTTACATCCGAAAGAGGAGAAACTTATATTTAACTTATATATAGCGAATTAAATGATAAAGCAGATGCAGGGAGTGATTATTATGTCAGTAACAATAAAATCAGAGAGAGAAATAGAATTAATGCGTGAGGCGGGAAAGATTCTGGCGGCTGTTCATGAAGAGCTGAGAGAATTCATACAACCGGGAATCACCACTCTGGATATTGACAAAAAAACCAGAGAATTAATTAAAGGTTATGGCTGCATTGCATCCTTTCTTAATTATAATGGTTATCCTGCATCTGTCTGTGTTTCTGTAAACGAGCAGGTGGTTCATGGAATCCCCTCCAAGGGAAGAATATTAAACAATGGAGATATTGTAAGCTTGGATGCAGGTGTGATATATAAAGGATATCATTCGGATGCCGCCAGAACCTGGGCAGTAGGTGAAATTACGGAAGATGCAAAAGAACTCATACGGGTAACGCAACAAAGTTTTTTTGAGGGTATTAAATATGCAAAAACTGGCAATCATTTAAATGATATATCCTCTGCAATTCAAAACTATGTGGAATCTTTTGGGTTTTCGGTTGTTAGAGACCTTGTAGGACACGGCATCGGTACGAAGCTCCATGAAGACCCACAGATTCCAAACTTTGCACAGAAAAGAAGAGGAATCAGGCTTGAGCCGGGAATGACCTTCGCCATAGAACCTATGGTAAATGCAGGACGGCCTGAAGTTTACTGGGAAAGTGATGACTGGACAGTTGTAACGGAAGACAGATCCCTGTCGGCGCATTATGAGAACACCATTCTGATAACAGAGGGTGAGCCGGAAATATTCTCTTTAAAATAAAGCAGG from Anaerocolumna sp. AGMB13020 encodes the following:
- a CDS encoding type Z 30S ribosomal protein S14, with product MAKTSMKIKQQRTQKFSTREYNRCRICGRPHGYLRKYGVCRICFRELAYKGQIPGVKKASW
- the rpsE gene encoding 30S ribosomal protein S5, coding for MKRTIVDVDQLELVEKVVSIKRVTKVVKGGRNFRFTALVVVGDKNGHVGAGLGKATEIPEAIRKGIEDAKKKLISFPIDENGSVPHDYTGKFGGATVLLKRSPEGTGIIAGGPARNVLELAGFKNIRTKSLGSNNKQNVVLATIEGLSHLRTPEEVAKLRGITVEELLG
- the rplE gene encoding 50S ribosomal protein L5, producing MTRLKEQYLNEIVAGMEKKFGYKNTLEVPKLNKIVINMGVGEAKENSKLLDAAIKDMETIAGQKAVVTKAKKSVANFKLREGMPIGCKVTLRGDKMYEFADRLINLALPRVRDFRGVSANSFDGRGNYALGIKEQVIFPEIEYDKIDKVRGMDIIFVTTAKTDEEARELLTLFGMPFKK
- the rpsH gene encoding 30S ribosomal protein S8, with the translated sequence MTMSDPIADMLTRIRNANTAKHDTVDIPASKMKVAIADILLKEGYIRKYDIEEVDGFKNIHVTLKYGKDKNVKIITGLKRISKPGLRVYANTEELPKVLGGLGVAIISTNKGVVTDKEARKLNVGGEVLAFIW
- the rplO gene encoding 50S ribosomal protein L15, with protein sequence MNLSELRPAEGSKQSGNFRKGRGHGSGNGKTAGKGHKGQKARSGAPRVGFEGGQTPFIRTLPKRGFTNRNTKEIVAINVDRLNVFEDGSVVTIANLIETGIVKNPRDGVKILGNGELTKKLDVKVSAFSESAAEKIKALGGNAEVI
- the rplP gene encoding 50S ribosomal protein L16, with the protein product MLMPKRVKRRKQFRGSMAGKATRGNTISNGEFGLVSLEPAWIKSNQIEAARIAMTRYIKRGGKVWIKIFPDKPVTTKPAETRMGSGKGSLEYWVAVVKPGRVMFEIAGVPEETAREALRLAMHKLPVKCKIVSRADLEGGAGSEN
- the rpmC gene encoding 50S ribosomal protein L29, whose protein sequence is MKTSKFLEDLNVKTASELNDELVAAKKELFNLRFQNATNQLDNTSRIKDVRKNIARIQTVISEKAKASN
- the rpmD gene encoding 50S ribosomal protein L30, producing the protein MAEKLKVTLVKSTISSIPKHKKTVEALGLRKLHKTVELPNNECVRGMVDQVRHLVKVEEI
- the rpsQ gene encoding 30S ribosomal protein S17, which translates into the protein MERNLRKVRTGKVVSDKMDKTITVAVIDHVKHPLYNKIVKRTYKLKAHDENNECGIGDRVKVMETRPLSKDKRWRLVEVIEKAK
- the rpsS gene encoding 30S ribosomal protein S19, encoding MARSLKKGPFADEHLLKKVDAVIKTGDKSVIKTWSRRSTIFPQMLGLTIAVHDGRRHVPVYVTEDMVGHKLGEFVATRTYRGHGKDEKKSKR
- the secY gene encoding preprotein translocase subunit SecY gives rise to the protein MFKTIRNAFKIKDIRNKLVFTFIALIIVRLGSQLPVPEINREYFAQWVSGQTSLGFFDTLTGGSFTQMSIFALNITPYITSSIIMQLLTIAIPKLEEMQKDGEDGRKKIAEFTRYLTVVLALVESVAMAVGFGNSGLLIGGLTFANVVIVVAALTAGSTFLMWLGERITEKGVGNGISIILLVNIVAKLPSDFTNLFRTFVTGASSVINGILGTVIIVLVTVFVIVFVVLLQSGQRKIPVQYAKKVQGRKMIGGQSSHIPLKVNTAGVIPVIFAGSIMQFPIVVSSFFDVHPARAYFWPKVLYLLNQNNWCNFKSFGEFKYTLGLLIYIVLIIFFAYFYTSITFNPLEVSNNMKKQGGFIPGIRPGKPTAEYLTKVVNNVILIGAIGLTIVSVVPIFFSGSFNAQVTFGGTSIIIIVGVVLETMKQIESQMLVRHYKGFLND
- the rplN gene encoding 50S ribosomal protein L14, with translation MIQQESRLRVADNTGAKELLCIRVLGGSTRRYANIGDVIVASVKDATPGGVVKKGDVVKAVVVRTVKGARRKDGSYIKFDENAAVIIKEDKNPKGTRIFGPVARELREKQFMKIVSLAPEVL
- the rplR gene encoding 50S ribosomal protein L18 — its product is MVSKEARSKVRVNKHRKLRNRFSGTPERPRLAVFRSNTHMYAQIIDDTVGTTLVSASTLQKDVKAELEKTNDVAAAAYLGTVIAKKAVEKGIKSVVFDRGGFIYQGKVKALAEAAREAGLEF
- the rplV gene encoding 50S ribosomal protein L22; amino-acid sequence: MAKGHRSQIKRERNEKKDTRPRAKVSYARVSVQKACFVLDAIRGKDVESALGILAYNPRYASTVIDKVLKSAIANAENNNNMDVSKLYIQECYANQAPTMKRIRPRAQGRAYRILKRLSHITVVLNER
- a CDS encoding adenylate kinase, whose translation is MKIIMLGAPGAGKGTQAKRLAEKFTIPHISTGDIFRANIKNGTELGKKAKGYMDQGLLVPDELVVDLVVDRIKQADCEKGYILDGFPRTIPQAEALDNALKAIDEKVDFAVNVEVPDSDIVSRMSGRRACLNCGATYHVVTIPTKVEGICDTCGSEIVLREDDKPETVLKRLEIYHNQTQPLIDYYTKQGILKEVDGRKNMTDTFEDILKVLGK
- the rplF gene encoding 50S ribosomal protein L6, with product MSRIGRMPIAVPAGVTVDIAENNKVTVKGPKGTLERVLPSEMDIKLEGSEIIVTRPNDLKKMKSLHGLTRTLVNNMVTGVTAGYEKVLEVNGVGYRAAKSGKELTLTLGYSHPVVMVDPEGIESVLEGQNKITVKGIDKEKVGQYAAEIRDKRRPEPYKGKGIKYADEVIRRKVGKTGKK
- the map gene encoding type I methionyl aminopeptidase, translating into MSVTIKSEREIELMREAGKILAAVHEELREFIQPGITTLDIDKKTRELIKGYGCIASFLNYNGYPASVCVSVNEQVVHGIPSKGRILNNGDIVSLDAGVIYKGYHSDAARTWAVGEITEDAKELIRVTQQSFFEGIKYAKTGNHLNDISSAIQNYVESFGFSVVRDLVGHGIGTKLHEDPQIPNFAQKRRGIRLEPGMTFAIEPMVNAGRPEVYWESDDWTVVTEDRSLSAHYENTILITEGEPEIFSLK
- the rpsC gene encoding 30S ribosomal protein S3, whose product is MGQKVNPHGLRVGVIHDWDSRWYAEADFADNLVEDYNIRTYLKKKLYSAGISKIEIERASDRLKVIIFTAKPGVVIGKGGQEIEKLKIEIQKFTTKKLMVDIKEIKKPDVNAQLVAENIAAQLENRISFRRAMKTTMARTMRAGAKGIKAAVAGRLGGADMARTEFYSEGTIPLQTLRADIDYGFAEADTTFGKLGVKVWIYQGEVLPTKAKKEGSDK
- the rplX gene encoding 50S ribosomal protein L24, translated to MSMLKIKKGDNVKVITGKDKGKEGKVVAVVDGKVLVEGVNMITKHAKANQANPKGGIVHQEAPIDASNVMYVHKGKTTRIGFTTVEGKKGSKKVRIAKVNGDVID